In the genome of Arthrobacter alpinus, the window GTGTGGTGACGCGCGGATCCGTCATGAATCAAGGGATTCCGGGCGGATTCGGGCTCATGTACAAAGTCCTCGCACGGCTGGAAGAAGGCGGAAAATGTCGCCGTGGTTACTTCATCGAGCATCTTGGCGCAGCACAATTTGCGGTGTCGGCCACCGTGGATCGGTTGCGCACCTTCAGCGAGGATGCGGCCCTGAAGATACGTGCGCCGCAGGCCCTGGCCCTGGCGGCCACCGACCCCGCCAACCCATATGGCGCTGCACTGCCGTGGCCGCCCCTGGATTCCGGACACAGGCCTGGGCGCAAGGCCGGGGCCTTGGTGGTGATGGTCGACGGCACTTTGGTTCTGTATGTTGAACGGGGCGGGCGCACCTTGTTGTGCTTTAGCGAGGATGAAGCCGCTGTTTCGCTGGCCGCCGCAGCCCTGGTTCAGGTGGTCAAGCGCGGAGCGATAGACAAGATGGCCATAGAGAAGGTCAACGGCGTGGAGGTCCTGACCACTCCCCTGGCAGCAGCCTTGTTGACCGCCGGCGCCTACAGCTCCCCGCGAGGGGTGCGGATCCGTGCCTGAGGGAGATACTGTTTGGCGCCAAGCACGGGACTTGCGCGCGGTTCTCGAAGGACAAACGTTGGTCTCGAGTGATTTCCGGGTGCCGGCTTATGCCACCGTCGATTTCAGTGGCGAGCCGGTCTCCTCTGTTGCCTCGCGTGGCAAGCATCTGCTGATGTTCGTGGCGGGACACATTATTCATTCGCACTTGTCCATGGAGGGGCACTGGGATATTTATCCTTCAGCGGCTGGTGGCCCTCCGGCGCGCTGGCGGCGGCCCGCGTTCACGGCGAGGGCTGTCTTGAAAACTGACTTGGCAACGGCCGTCGGGTTTTCCTTGGGCACGCTGGAGGTGCTGCCGGAAGCGTTGGTGGGCGACGCCGTCGGACACCTTGGTCCGGACCTGCTGGGTCCTGATTGGGATGACGAGGAAGCATTGCGCCGGTTGCTGTCGGACCCCGGGCGGGCAATCGGAGTCGCATTGTTGGACCAGCGAAATCTTGCGGGAATCGGCAATATTTACCGCAATGAGCTGTGTTTCCTGGGCGGAGTCCATCCGGAAACGGCCGTTGGGGACGTCCCGGACCTGCCGCGGATGATTGGGCTGGCCAAGCGGCTGCTCGAGGCCAACAAGGACAGGGCAACCCGGTCAACAACGGGTGGACCGGCGCGCGGCGAGGCGGCCACCTGGGTATACGGGCTCGCCAGGAAACCGTGCAAACGCTGCGGTTCCCTGATACGCCAAGAAACCCTGGGCGATCCGGCATTCCCTACACATGCGCCACGGGACATATATTGGTGCCCGCGCTGTCAGGGCTCCTAGTTGGCGCCCGTCACCGGGCGCACAACGCACCATTCGTTGCCTTCGAGATCCAAGAGCACCTGAAAAGTGCCCACGGAATCTGAGTGAATTGCACCGACCTTCACGGCACCAAGAGCAATGGCAGCGATGGTGGCCTCCGGAACATCATCCACCAGCACATCAATGTGGAGCCGGTTCCTGCCGTGCTTTGGCTCGGGCACTTTCTGAAAGGCCAACCGGGTCCACCCGGGTGGGTCCACAAAAGACCATGACTCATTTCGGTCCACCGGCTCACCGCCAAGAACGGCTGACCAGAACCTCGCCAGCGCCGACGGATCCTGGCAATTCACAACCACTTCATCAACCTGTCCAATCATTGTGCGAGCCTACCGGTGATCCGGTCATGGGTCATAAGGCAAGCAGGATCAAAGAAGCGCCCCACCGTGGTTCCGCCTAGAGTGAGTGAGCAAAAGCAGATCTTCGAGAGGACACGGCCGTGAACACCACCTTCAGCAAAGAGGAAAAGGCTGCAATGCGGGCGGCCGCAGCGGAAGCCAAGGCAGCAAAATTAGGAGCGGACCTCGAGGAAGCCTGCCTCGCCGCAATCGCCGAACTCAGTGGCACCGACCAGGAGCTGGCCCAAACGCTTCACGATCTGGTCAAGAAGCACACAAGCCTGGGCGCGAAGACCTGGTACGGAATGCCCGCGTACACCAACGCTGATGGCAAGGTCGTGGTGTTCTTTCAGGGCGCGGCCAAGTTCAAGGTTCGTTACGCAACGATTGGTTTCCAGCCAGACGCCAACCTCGACGAAGGCAATTTCTGGCCGAGTTCTTTTGCCGTCACCAAGTTGAGTGCCGCAGATCAGAAACAGCTGGTAGAGCTGCTCAAAAAGGCCGTCAGCTAGGCTGCGAGCATGTCCATCAGTTTTGAGCCGATGACGCCGGCGGACGCTGACGAGGTCATGGCGTTCCTTTCGAGCAACCGGTTCCCCTTCCATGTCCAGGCCGCACCCGAGACTCCGAATGTCCGGCAGGGCATCGAAAACGGCCGGTTCTGGAACGCGGACACCCAAGGCTACTGGGTGCTGTCCGAGGGAATCCGCATCGGTTTGGCATCCCTGGAGGACCTCCAGGACGCTGGTTCGCCGCTTTTTGACCTTCGCCTGGGGGAAGCCCACCGGGGAAAAGGTATTGGAGTGGAGGTTCTGCGCGCGCTGTGCAACCTGGTCTTCACCACCATGCCCGAGGTCAGGCGTTTCGAAGGGCAAACTCGGGAAGACAATATCGCGATGCGCAAGACCTTCATCCGCGCGGGCTTCCTCAAGGAGGCCCACTACCGTTTGGCTTGGCCAAACAACGACGGCGGATACGTCGCTTCGATCGCCTACGCGATCCTGCGCCAAGACTGGGAAAACGGTACTGTGACCGAATTCGACTGGGACGATATCCTCATCTGAGACTGCGGCCCTCCACTAACCGAGGCTGGCATCTCCTACGAGGTGCCGGTTTCGCGTCTCAATCAACTTCTGTAAATAACTGGCCAAAAACAATTTCTCCACCAGCCGCCCCAGCGGACCAAACGGTGCTTGGAACTCAATACGGTCAATCATGGTGGTTACACCGGCAAGCTCACTGAACTCATGGACGTGCCGGAAGCGTTGAAATGGACCGCTGATCTGCTCGTCGATGAAAACGTCCGGCGCCTCCATGCACGTAACCCGACTCGTCATCCGCAGCGGTAGCCCAAAATGCCAGGCCCGCCACGTCACGTCTTCGCCCAAGGAAATCAGACCGGAGGTAACCCCGGAAATGGCCTGCTCCCGTGATGCGGCCATCGATTCGGTATGGGCGTCAATGCTGCGCGCCAAATCAAACAGCTGGGCTTTGGGGAGGTTGGCCCGGGTGATGCATTCGAAGGCAACGGTCATGGTCCGAGTATGTCAGGCGGAGCCTGCCTCACCCCCTGGGAACAGGCCCGGCAGACCAAGTGTTTCATTCCGCCTCCGCGTAGATCCGTTCCCCTTCGTTCACGCAGGAACTCCTGTGACACGATA includes:
- a CDS encoding DNA-formamidopyrimidine glycosylase family protein, which gives rise to MPEGDTVWRQARDLRAVLEGQTLVSSDFRVPAYATVDFSGEPVSSVASRGKHLLMFVAGHIIHSHLSMEGHWDIYPSAAGGPPARWRRPAFTARAVLKTDLATAVGFSLGTLEVLPEALVGDAVGHLGPDLLGPDWDDEEALRRLLSDPGRAIGVALLDQRNLAGIGNIYRNELCFLGGVHPETAVGDVPDLPRMIGLAKRLLEANKDRATRSTTGGPARGEAATWVYGLARKPCKRCGSLIRQETLGDPAFPTHAPRDIYWCPRCQGS
- a CDS encoding VOC family protein, translating into MIGQVDEVVVNCQDPSALARFWSAVLGGEPVDRNESWSFVDPPGWTRLAFQKVPEPKHGRNRLHIDVLVDDVPEATIAAIALGAVKVGAIHSDSVGTFQVLLDLEGNEWCVVRPVTGAN
- a CDS encoding DUF1801 domain-containing protein; translated protein: MNTTFSKEEKAAMRAAAAEAKAAKLGADLEEACLAAIAELSGTDQELAQTLHDLVKKHTSLGAKTWYGMPAYTNADGKVVVFFQGAAKFKVRYATIGFQPDANLDEGNFWPSSFAVTKLSAADQKQLVELLKKAVS
- a CDS encoding GNAT family N-acetyltransferase encodes the protein MSISFEPMTPADADEVMAFLSSNRFPFHVQAAPETPNVRQGIENGRFWNADTQGYWVLSEGIRIGLASLEDLQDAGSPLFDLRLGEAHRGKGIGVEVLRALCNLVFTTMPEVRRFEGQTREDNIAMRKTFIRAGFLKEAHYRLAWPNNDGGYVASIAYAILRQDWENGTVTEFDWDDILI
- a CDS encoding SRPBCC family protein, with protein sequence MTVAFECITRANLPKAQLFDLARSIDAHTESMAASREQAISGVTSGLISLGEDVTWRAWHFGLPLRMTSRVTCMEAPDVFIDEQISGPFQRFRHVHEFSELAGVTTMIDRIEFQAPFGPLGRLVEKLFLASYLQKLIETRNRHLVGDASLG